A DNA window from Daucus carota subsp. sativus chromosome 3, DH1 v3.0, whole genome shotgun sequence contains the following coding sequences:
- the LOC135151452 gene encoding uncharacterized protein LOC135151452, whose translation MGRRDEGVKIPMLVKEHYFLWKVKMRMHLLSLDHSYINCIEKGRHVPVKINTALRLDGSEAEDVEVPKNPSEFTEEDENEVHKDNKAMNILFNGIDDDMFDSVINCPTAKEVWDTIQTLCEGTDQVRENKIFQKLLNGLKLYGRIYMVKDSNLKFLRALPRDWKPMTVALRQAQNFNEYSLDKLYGILKTYELEIQQDEELEKNPKREKTVALVAEKEEEEEKALKSVIAGKASSSSACEGKKDDGKKKAKIIEEDEESSAQDELDDLDEHLAFLARKFSKLKFKRNVVSSRPFNRGNQSKPSGMIDRSKFKCFNCGLPGHFSNECRRPSSEKKGSSSENVDYRRKYFDLLKQSKEKALITEDGDWAADEGDSDNEEHVNLALMAIGDEADSSTTSNGQVKTTNTSDLSKSECKQIIDDMSNEIYNLRVSLKSLTKENIRIKGTNNLLTERNEKLETELIQMDKIKKSSELAKDELLVVLKREEILKKQLEREQEIIAKWKDSRNVLENLCSTQEILMDSDHPLIYTQSTDESYPLKNQKAFDDNKLKKLDKKYGPINKIFVKESVSSKKIEREGIGHSEVKMEAGKGKKKSSRNDKVGINKKNDYTPAKNAVRKTCSKCGSVNHLAVNCKNALSDLFMPNPMMNAHMSYMPMFPHAPIQYANMPFMPNPFFGAFNMSAVSTTPYMAFNNIKKMMQ comes from the exons atgggaagaagagatgaaggagtcaagattccaatgctggtcaaagaacactactttctttggaaagtaaaaatgaggatgcatcttcTCTCCTTAGATCATAGCTACATCAACTGTATCGAGAAAGGACGACATGTTCCAGTCAAAATCAATACTGCcctgagacttgatggaagtgaagcagaagatgttgaagtgcctaaaaatccttctgagtttactgaagaagatgagaatgaagtgcacaaggataacaaGGCTATGAACATTCTTtttaatggtattgatgatgatatgtttgatagtgttatcaactgCCCTACTGCAAAAGAAGTATGGGACACTAttcaaactttatgtgaaggcactgatcaagttagggaaaacaagat atttcagaaACTATTAAATGGATTAAAGTTGTATGGTAGAATCTATATGGTCaaggactcaaatctcaaattcttgagaGCCTTGCCTAGAGATTGGAAACCTATGACTGTTGCTTTGAGACAAGctcagaattttaatgaatactctcTTGACAAACTCTATGGTATTCttaagacttatgagcttgaaatacagcaggatgaagaactggaaaagaaccCCAAGAGGGAGAAAACTGTGGCTCTTGTAGcagaaaaggaagaggaagaggagaagGCATTAAAATCTGTGATTGCTGGAAAGGCCTCAAGCAGCTCTGCTTGCGAAGGAAAGAAGGATGATGGAAAGAAGAAAGCAAAAAtcattgaagaagatgaagaatcttcagctcaagatgagctagatgaccttgatgaacatctagcatttcttgccagaaaattctccaagctcaagTTCAAACGAAACGTTGTCAGCTCCAGACCATTCAACAGAGGAAATCAATCCAAACCATCTGGTATGAttgatagatcaaaattcaagtgtttCAATTGTGGTCTACCTGGACACTTCTCTAATGAGTGCAGAAGACCTTCTTCTGAAAAGAAAGGATCTTCCTCAGAAAATGTGGATTACAGAAGAAAGtattttgatctactcaagCAAAGCAAGGAGAAGGCACtcataactgaggatggtgacTGGGCTGCTGATGAAGGAGATTCTGACAATGAGGAACATGTCAACCTTGCCTTGATGGCAATTGGAGATGAAgctgattcttccaccaccagCAATGGACAGGTAAAAACCACCAACACATCTGATCTCTCTAAGTCTGAATGCaaacaaatcattgatgacatgtctaatgaaatctataatcttagagtctctcttaaatctctaacaaaagaaaatattagaatTAAAGGGACTAATAATTTGCTTACTGAAAGAAAtgaaaagcttgaaactgaATTAATCCAAATGGATAAAATCAAAAAGTCTTCTGAGCTTGCCAAAGATGAGTTgctggttgttctgaaaagagaagaaattctcAAAAAGCAACTGGAAAGGGAACAAGAGATAATTGCTAAATGGAAAGATTCTAGGAATGTTCTTGAAAACTTGTGCTCTACACAAGAGATATTAAtggatagtgatcatccattAATATATACTCAATCAACGGATGAAAGCTATCCATTGAAGAATCAAAAAGCATTTGATGACAACAAACTCAAGAAGTTGGATAAGAAGTATGGGCCCATCAATAAAATTTTTGTGAAGGAATCTGTTAGTTCCAAGAAAATTGAAAGGGAAGGAATTGGTCACAGTGAAGTTAAAATGGAAGCTggaaaaggaaagaagaagagctctaggaatgacaaagttgggatcaacaaaaagaatgattacaCACCTGCCAAAAATGCTGTTAGAAAAACTTGctctaaatgtggtagtgttaatcatcttgctGTTAACTGCAAAAATGCTCTATCTGATCTTTTCATGCCTAATCCTATGATGAATGCTCACATGTCTTATATGCCTATGTTTCCTCATGCTCCCATTCAATATGCTAATATGCCTTTCATGCCTAATCCATTCTTTGGTGCATTTAACATGTCTGCTGTGtccactacgccatatatggctttcaacaacatcaaaaaaatgatgCAATAA